One window of the Thunnus albacares chromosome 3, fThuAlb1.1, whole genome shotgun sequence genome contains the following:
- the LOC122979817 gene encoding lipopolysaccharide-induced tumor necrosis factor-alpha factor homolog, translating into MAVAQVSVVLEDCPVQVACPHCNQTVLSKMEYSNGLLSYLSCVGLFLCGCALGCCLIPFCVDHLRDIKHICPTCKTVLGAHKRL; encoded by the exons ATGGCAGTTGCACAAGTGTCTGTTG TACTGGAAGACTGTCCGGTTCAAGTTGCCTGTCCTCATTGCAATCAGACAGTACTCTCCAAGATGGAGTACTCCAACGGTTTGCTCTCCTACCTTTCCTGTGTAGGCCTCTTCCTCTGTGG CTGTGCTCTAGGTTGCTGTCTCATCCCGTTCTGTGTGGACCACCTGAGAGATATCAAGCACATCTGTCCTACCTGCAAGACTGTACTTGGTGCACATAAACGTTTATAA